The DNA segment AAAACGTTCGTTATCAAAGTCTTTTTGGCCACGACGTTTACCTTTTGTAATTGTTTTCGTATGGAACTTTTGTAAATCCTCAATCCGCTCGGTAGAGATCGCTTGAAAAACAAAAGGAATCGGTTCTCCATTTTGATCTTTGAAACGACGTGTGATAATTGCTTTTTCTTTCGGTGCCTTAGCTTCATTCCCTGATAAGAAGAAAGACATATCATATAGTTCTGCTTCCTCTTCTTTTGCTTCTACCTCTTCGTTTACTTTGTAACCTTGATCTTCAGTCATATTCAATCATGCTCCTTTTATTTGAGTTTAGTTTTAATATAAAAAAGGGCCGAAGCCCTTTTGATTAACGGAAATTATTTGATAAGCCTTGTGGCATGTCAAAGTCATCGAATGTGAATGGCACTTCTTCCTCAAGACCCTCTGAATCAACATCGAGTGCAGCAATTCGCACAGAATCAATGTTCACATCAAACAGGGTCACACGTTGAGTACCTCGGCGCGCCCCTTTATCGTCATTGACGACTTCAACAGTGAAGTACTCGTCAATACCAGTACGCTTGTAATCAACCATCATTTTTACGAATTGAGAAGTAACCTTGTGCAGTGTCATAGTACCTGAACCACTGGCACCAAGTGTCTTATTTCCCGACATGACACGTCCTAAGATCTTCTTTTGAGTTTTTTCTTTCTCGACGTTCGCTTCAATGTTGGTTACTTGAGCAAGTTCTTGTCCATTCCAAAATACTCGCCCCTCTTTACCACTAACAATATTTTGCGCTTTAAATGTCAATTAGCTCACCTCCACATCAAGATATACTTTTTCAACAGAGTCTACAGGTTGTACAGCGATTTTCACCATCACACTATCACCTGACATTAGTGAAACAACCACATCCTCTTCAGGATCGAAGTTTTGAATTGCTCCAGCTGCTTGCAACTCATTCATATACTGAACAATCCCTGTACGGATGATAGACTCTCCATCTTCATTACCAGGGATATCCGCTCCACCTTGCTTAGCCTGAAGGATGATCGCTTTAATACCAGAACGTAAATCATTGTTAATCGCATCAATGATACGGACGATTTTATTCTTAGCGAATTTCCCTTTTGCAGCAGAGTTCAAATCTTGCTCGACACTAACAGTGCGATCCGCAGGATCAAACGTGAAGATGAACTCGCCATTCTTCAAGCGCTTGACGATTTCAGCATTATCTAAACGTACTGATACATCTGCTGCGCCTTCGTATACAACAGATGTGAGAGCTTGTAGAGTGCTCGCTCCTGCCGTTGCTCCAGCGACCCATGCAGTAGCTTCCGGATTAGTTAAAACTCGTCCAGCGTCCAATTGAACACTGCTAGTGACGTTGATAATACCTTCATATGAACCGTTATAGTCGGCGATAACGCCCTGAACCTTAATACCAACCTCTTCGCGCATACGACGGATGAATGATGCTGCAGTAACTTTCAACGCTTCATCAGCCACAGGGAAAGCGACTGTGTTAAAGCTCTCTGTCTCGAGTGCAGATAGAAAACCTGCATAAGCCTGAGGTGTCACAGCTCCATCAGAACCACCTTGCAGGTAGACACCAACAGTTGGATCTAATGAACCGGTACCACGAAACTCAACGTAGGCATTTGATTGTAAATCGGCAGCAGAAGCAACCGTTTGACGTTCCACCTGAGCCTCATCAAAGAATGTCTCTACATCAAATAATTCGCTATCCAATACGTTTGGAGATACACGAATCATGATGCTTTCACCCTTTTTCCCTCCGTAGATTGCAGATACAGAAGAATCAGGACCAATTGAACCAGTAGCTTTCTGTCCATCATTCAAACGATATACAAGTACGGTATTGCTGCGTTTCTTTGCTTCACGCACTAAAAGCATACTCGGATCAGATAACCCTACTCCTAGCTTATTGATCGCATCAGCATCGCTAGAAATTTCAATGATCTTGTTAGGGACACCCCACGATAAGATCACTGGCAGTGCAGCACGACCTCGATCGCTACCACTAATGCGCGTTTGGGCCTTCTCTGTAAAACGTGTGTAAATCCCTGGACGCGTCTTTTCGACACCAGGTTGAAATGTTCCACCATTCATTACGCTTTCGCCTCCTTGCTAAGATCACGAGCTAGAAACTCATCAACTCGTTTTCTCGCATCAGTTTTTGTAATCTGTAAATCTTTGCAATCAAAAAGAGCACCATCGAAAACCTCTGGATTGACTCCAAATGCTTCTCGACAATGCTCTCTTAATTGAATGATGTGGTACTTTGGTTCATTCGGTTGAACCGGTTCCGGTTCAGTTTGAATTACTGCCTTTGCCTCAACCAAATCTTCCTTGGTCAGGGCTTTATTTTTGCTTGATGCTCTATTACTCACTTTTCATACCTCCTTCTAGGGTAAAATTCTCAATGTTCACGTAATCTGGACGTACATATTGGTAAGGACTCGACCATTGAAAAACCATTGTTGCTGATGCACCGTCACCTGGCCGTACATCGATACGGCTAATTCGAACGAAATTGTCTATTTCTTCACCGTTATCGTCAATCATAGGCATATACATCCTTTTTCGTTCGCATTCGTCATGGAGCGATTCTGCGACACTCACAGCTAAAGGCTGATTTGAGTGAAACAGTTTGAGATTAAGCGTATATGACTTTGAGTAGGTACTGAGCGAAGATGCCCCACCACCAAATGAGGCCAAGGGAGGTACATAAAAAGACGGCACCTTAAAATCTTGTGGTACCTCATTCACATAAACGGTTGATGGGAAGTGTTCCAGAAGGAACCGGACAATTGCTGCAACTTCTGGGTGTAATGCGTTCTCATTCATGCTCTACCCTCAAATGTGCTGTCGATCCATCCTTGCAGCTTCTTTTCCAAAGACCGTTCAAACATTTTCTGAAAGATGAAATTTGCATTATCCCAGTAA comes from the Alkalihalobacillus sp. FSL W8-0930 genome and includes:
- a CDS encoding phage portal protein, translating into MTEDQGYKVNEEVEAKEEEAELYDMSFFLSGNEAKAPKEKAIITRRFKDQNGEPIPFVFQAISTERIEDLQKFHTKTITKGKRRGQKDFDNERFSAAIAVESTIYPKFSDAKILKSYGTQDAITAAKKMLSIGGEYSNWIDRAMLVNGYGEESEDVQDEEAAKN
- a CDS encoding phage tail tube protein, coding for MTFKAQNIVSGKEGRVFWNGQELAQVTNIEANVEKEKTQKKILGRVMSGNKTLGASGSGTMTLHKVTSQFVKMMVDYKRTGIDEYFTVEVVNDDKGARRGTQRVTLFDVNIDSVRIAALDVDSEGLEEEVPFTFDDFDMPQGLSNNFR
- a CDS encoding DUF6838 family protein, giving the protein MNENALHPEVAAIVRFLLEHFPSTVYVNEVPQDFKVPSFYVPPLASFGGGASSLSTYSKSYTLNLKLFHSNQPLAVSVAESLHDECERKRMYMPMIDDNGEEIDNFVRISRIDVRPGDGASATMVFQWSSPYQYVRPDYVNIENFTLEGGMKSE
- a CDS encoding phage tail sheath family protein, coding for MNGGTFQPGVEKTRPGIYTRFTEKAQTRISGSDRGRAALPVILSWGVPNKIIEISSDADAINKLGVGLSDPSMLLVREAKKRSNTVLVYRLNDGQKATGSIGPDSSVSAIYGGKKGESIMIRVSPNVLDSELFDVETFFDEAQVERQTVASAADLQSNAYVEFRGTGSLDPTVGVYLQGGSDGAVTPQAYAGFLSALETESFNTVAFPVADEALKVTAASFIRRMREEVGIKVQGVIADYNGSYEGIINVTSSVQLDAGRVLTNPEATAWVAGATAGASTLQALTSVVYEGAADVSVRLDNAEIVKRLKNGEFIFTFDPADRTVSVEQDLNSAAKGKFAKNKIVRIIDAINNDLRSGIKAIILQAKQGGADIPGNEDGESIIRTGIVQYMNELQAAGAIQNFDPEEDVVVSLMSGDSVMVKIAVQPVDSVEKVYLDVEVS